A region from the Nocardia terpenica genome encodes:
- a CDS encoding 2-phosphosulfolactate phosphatase produces the protein MTDREWATQRPWGVRVDWGRAGARALGPGSACVVVVDVLSFTTAVSVAIERGTQVIPYPWRDDSAAAFAANREARLAVGRHAVSAEQPWSLSPAALRKAPAPRRLVLPSPNGSSIAAAVSAVPVIAACLRNATAVGRWIRGQGWGTAEKPVSVIAAGEHWGDGSLRPTLEDWLGAGAVVSALAAYGAGPLSPEALVAKGSHDGAGAVAAVVARCASGCELAALGFGDDVRIAVEIDESRVVPVLSEGAFADAT, from the coding sequence GTGACCGATCGGGAGTGGGCGACACAGCGGCCGTGGGGCGTGCGCGTCGACTGGGGACGAGCCGGGGCGCGGGCCCTGGGGCCGGGCAGCGCCTGCGTGGTGGTGGTCGATGTGCTGTCGTTCACCACGGCCGTGAGCGTCGCCATCGAGCGTGGGACACAGGTGATTCCGTATCCGTGGCGCGACGATTCGGCCGCCGCGTTCGCCGCGAACCGGGAGGCACGGCTGGCGGTGGGTCGGCACGCGGTGAGCGCGGAGCAGCCGTGGTCGCTCTCACCGGCCGCCCTGCGCAAAGCCCCCGCGCCACGGCGGCTGGTGCTGCCGTCGCCGAACGGATCGTCCATTGCCGCAGCGGTTTCCGCAGTGCCGGTGATCGCGGCATGCCTGCGCAACGCGACCGCGGTCGGGCGGTGGATTCGCGGGCAGGGCTGGGGAACGGCCGAGAAGCCGGTGTCGGTGATCGCGGCGGGCGAGCACTGGGGCGACGGATCGCTGCGGCCCACGCTGGAGGACTGGCTCGGGGCGGGTGCGGTGGTGTCCGCGCTGGCCGCGTACGGGGCCGGGCCGTTGTCGCCGGAAGCCCTGGTGGCCAAGGGTTCTCACGACGGAGCCGGTGCGGTCGCGGCAGTGGTCGCGCGGTGCGCGTCGGGATGTGAGCTGGCCGCCCTGGGATTCGGGGACGACGTCCGGATCGCGGTCGAGATCGACGAAAGCCGCGTGGTGCCGGTGCTTTCCGAGGGCGCGTTCGCCGATGCCACCTGA
- a CDS encoding dolichyl-phosphate-mannose--protein mannosyltransferase, translated as MPPDQDTVRGWWATLVLTAIAAITRFWDLGHPTDGGTPVFDEKYYSAQAWEMLTNGMGIEDDQAFAVVVHPPVGKLMIAAGEALFGFGPWGWRFSAAVAGTVLVLLVIRIVRRLARSTMIGAIAGILMIADGVSFVQSRIGMLDIFLALFVTAAFGCLMVDRDQVRSRMAAAAAAGRTTLSPFGPRLGVRWWRFGAGLLLGLACGTKWSGMYFLIVFLAMSLAFDAVARRAHGVRRPWLGAIVRDLIPSGVALGVVALAVYLASYGGWFASETGIERYEVGNGVGRGGFFSFVPDALRSLWFNQASILNFHVHLTNSAGYHHQWESKPWSWPMGLRPMLYYFAQPGEATGCGQPSCVHAVMLVGTPAIWWLAIPVLGWAIWRAITRRDWRYSAVLTAYGAAWLPWFAALDRQMYFFYATAMAPFLIMLLALALGEILGRATEPSEHRTVARLLVCLYLGLVVADFAWLYPILTGLPVTPATWSYELWLPSWQ; from the coding sequence ATGCCACCTGATCAGGACACCGTGCGCGGCTGGTGGGCCACCCTCGTCCTCACCGCGATCGCGGCGATCACCCGGTTCTGGGATCTCGGGCACCCCACCGACGGCGGCACACCGGTCTTCGACGAGAAGTACTATTCCGCGCAGGCGTGGGAGATGCTCACCAACGGAATGGGTATCGAGGACGACCAGGCCTTCGCGGTGGTGGTGCATCCGCCGGTCGGCAAGCTCATGATCGCGGCGGGCGAGGCGCTGTTCGGATTCGGGCCGTGGGGTTGGCGATTCTCGGCGGCGGTGGCCGGAACGGTACTGGTGCTGCTGGTGATTCGGATCGTGCGCCGCCTGGCCCGCTCCACCATGATCGGCGCGATCGCCGGAATCCTCATGATCGCCGACGGTGTCAGTTTCGTGCAGTCCCGCATCGGCATGCTGGACATCTTCCTGGCGCTGTTCGTCACCGCCGCGTTCGGCTGTCTCATGGTGGACCGCGACCAGGTGCGGTCGCGAATGGCGGCGGCCGCGGCGGCGGGGCGAACGACGCTGAGCCCCTTCGGACCTCGGCTCGGCGTGCGCTGGTGGCGATTCGGTGCGGGCCTGCTGCTCGGACTGGCCTGCGGCACCAAATGGTCCGGCATGTATTTCCTGATCGTCTTCCTGGCCATGTCGCTGGCCTTCGATGCGGTCGCCCGGCGCGCCCACGGTGTGCGGCGGCCGTGGCTGGGCGCGATCGTCCGCGACCTGATTCCGTCGGGAGTCGCGCTGGGAGTGGTCGCGCTCGCGGTGTATCTGGCCTCCTACGGAGGCTGGTTCGCGAGCGAGACCGGTATCGAGCGGTACGAGGTCGGCAATGGCGTGGGTCGCGGCGGCTTCTTCTCCTTCGTCCCGGACGCGCTGCGCTCGCTCTGGTTCAATCAGGCGTCGATCCTGAATTTCCATGTGCACCTGACCAATTCGGCGGGCTACCACCACCAGTGGGAATCCAAGCCGTGGAGCTGGCCCATGGGCCTGCGGCCGATGCTGTACTACTTCGCCCAACCGGGCGAGGCCACCGGGTGCGGGCAGCCGTCGTGCGTGCACGCGGTCATGCTGGTGGGCACCCCGGCCATCTGGTGGCTCGCCATTCCCGTTCTGGGCTGGGCGATCTGGCGCGCGATCACCCGCCGCGACTGGCGCTACTCCGCGGTGCTCACCGCCTACGGCGCGGCCTGGCTGCCCTGGTTCGCGGCCCTGGACCGGCAGATGTATTTCTTCTACGCCACCGCCATGGCCCCATTCCTGATCATGCTGCTCGCCCTCGCCCTCGGCGAAATCCTCGGCCGGGCAACCGAACCGAGCGAACACCGCACCGTCGCCC